The following proteins come from a genomic window of Candidatus Eisenbacteria bacterium:
- a CDS encoding enoyl-CoA hydratase-related protein, with translation MSENAQPLLFRVEDGVAWLVMNRPEARNAMNMEMRAIYFDALQKCAEDEAIRCVVLTATGKGFCTGADLSGSRAVKGDQGTPHPGATRAAMASSQKTIRALWDLEKPIIAAVNGVAAGLGAHLAWACDLVIAADEARFIEIFVRRGIALDAAGAFLLPRLIGLHKAKELVFYGDDLSAADAERLGLVNKVVPAADLEAETKKWAGRLATGPTFAIGLSKRLLNRSLQSDMETCFAEEAFTQALTANSEDMREGIRSFMEKRSPAFKGR, from the coding sequence ATGTCCGAGAACGCTCAACCGCTCCTGTTCCGCGTCGAGGACGGCGTCGCCTGGCTGGTCATGAACCGTCCGGAGGCGCGCAACGCGATGAACATGGAGATGCGCGCCATCTACTTCGACGCGCTCCAGAAGTGCGCCGAGGACGAGGCGATCCGCTGCGTCGTCCTCACCGCGACGGGGAAGGGCTTCTGCACCGGCGCCGACCTCTCCGGCTCGCGCGCCGTGAAGGGCGATCAGGGGACGCCGCACCCCGGGGCGACCCGCGCCGCCATGGCGTCGTCGCAGAAGACGATCCGCGCGCTGTGGGACCTGGAGAAGCCGATCATCGCGGCGGTGAACGGCGTGGCCGCCGGGCTCGGCGCGCACCTCGCGTGGGCCTGCGACCTCGTGATCGCCGCCGACGAGGCGCGCTTCATCGAGATCTTCGTGCGCCGCGGCATCGCGCTCGATGCCGCCGGCGCCTTCCTGCTGCCGCGGCTCATCGGCCTCCACAAGGCGAAGGAGCTGGTCTTCTACGGCGACGATCTCTCGGCGGCGGACGCGGAGCGCCTCGGCCTGGTGAACAAGGTGGTGCCGGCGGCCGACCTCGAAGCCGAAACGAAGAAGTGGGCGGGGCGGCTCGCGACGGGCCCGACGTTCGCGATCGGGCTCTCGAAGCGGCTCCTCAACCGCTCGCTGCAGTCGGACATGGAGACGTGCTTCGCCGAGGAAGCGTTCACGCAGGCGCTCACCGCGAACAGCGAGGACATGCGCGAGGGGATCCGCTCGTTCATGGAGAAGCGGAGCCCGGCCTTCAAGGGACGGTAG
- a CDS encoding phage integrase N-terminal SAM-like domain-containing protein, which translates to MAGDQPPRLLDRVRIAIRLRHLSRRTEKAYVGWIRRFVL; encoded by the coding sequence ATGGCCGGCGACCAACCGCCACGCCTGCTCGATCGCGTTCGCATCGCGATCCGCTTGCGCCATCTCAGCCGCCGAACCGAGAAAGCCTACGTCGGCTGGATCAGGCGGTTCGTCCTCTT